Genomic window (Capsicum annuum cultivar UCD-10X-F1 chromosome 10, UCD10Xv1.1, whole genome shotgun sequence):
CAAGCAGCCTTAATGATTTAGTATGctaaaattttaaacatataataattttagtgagtatttatatattcatatatctACATCGTAATATTCAAATGTGTATTCAGATTCAAATATTATAAGTTTAATACTAACAAATAAGGTCTCGTCGTATTTTAACATATTATAGTAGGTACATCTACtttaatatattttcaaacaaaCCAATCTTTACGACTTTACCTATATAAGCGATTATCTGTATATCTTTTAGAAGACTttgttcatgatgtaaaattAGAATTTACAGTCATTGTATAGAAACTAAAcatgtaaaagaaaagaaagtaagtaTGTTTTGATGTACTGTTTTATTGggttaagttgaaggaaaaaaataattgggGTATGGACCATACAATTACATAGATAGAGGCAAGCAAAACAAGAAATGTGAAACAGAAAGGGAACAATAGGAAGTTTCAGAGAAGGATCACACTTGGGACATCTAGCCAAATTAAAATTACAAGTCATTTTGAAGATTCCCACCTATGAACCTTCCGCGAAACCCTCATTTCAAAATATAGAGATATAAACTATTCTACACGATATAATATAAGATCATATATGCTGTTGACAACTTGGAAACAACGATAAGCTCCATCTGAAGAATAACAAAGTCATAATTAGAATTTAAATGCATAAAAGTTTTTCTCATCGACGTTAAACGTACATGTTCGTAGGAAGGCAACTGAATATGTAACGTTTTGGCAAACGAAGAATacaaatatttcaaaaacttgCTACCGTTGAAGATGCACTTGAGTAAATAGCACTCCATCAGTTTTATCATTATTTGTGtagtatattaaaaatagttttctAACTAATTTACTTGTCTAATTTGATTAATTAAGAGataatctattattttatatctattttagtcatgttattaaatacactaatattttcaatattatatactaatttataattaatatgcatgatataaaaaatttattcttttatttattatattttagaaaatatgttaAATCAAATATGGACAAATAAAGATAGACGGATAAGTATCTTTTCCAATGTAGGAAAAGAAAAGACAATTCATTTAGTTGGCAAGTACAATTATGTAATTTTAGAAACTTAATTTAATCGAATAAAACAAAACTAGTGTAAGTCACTCCTATAGACTAGAATCTAGAAATAAAAGAGAGGTAGCGTAAATCAGGGGCGGAGTCAGCCTTCTGTATGGGGGTTCGGTCGAACCTTCTTCGATGAAAAagtatactatttatatatgattaaaattatttttaatgtgattatagtaggtgttgaacccccttcaactgagttttctttgaatatgaaaccccttagttgaaattctaagttttctttgaatatggaacccCCTTCGTTGAAATTTTGGCTCCATCTCTGGCGTAAACAATTCCAAAAGATTACTtatctaaagaaaaaaatgtgtgtTGGCTGGGGACTACATTATATCCTTGTTCATCAAAATAACaatcaataaataatatatttttcatatattattatatgatatatataaatatacaattttgatacaaaatagtgtatattatttatataattaattcaaaaatataattattttgatcgagggactaaatatataatttgaggaaaaaaggaaggaaaagaCTATTACAAAATTAGAGGCCTACATGAGCCATCCATTGATACGGTTCCATATGAATTAATATGTAAAAATAACATCCCAACCTTATTTGAATTATttacactttctcccacttccttaattactttactctctccttattcatatacataataaggccaacatatacatagaaacctTTATATATGACAAGACCAACATATACATAGCAAGACCGATTCATACACATAACAAGTATGATaagaccgacatatacataacaaagccgattcatatacataacagggtcgacatatacatagaaactatgtatatgtatttttagagaaaGATGAAATTTTTGTGATATGTTTGGAGAgatggaattttttgtaataagtaaacttaaattgtgaatttgtgtaatttttagaattaaTATCCACCATGGGACATAGCCCATCCCCACTCTCTTTTATCTATCCTACCTATCAAGTCTTGCCACTTGACAATGTGACAATATTACTTATACTTCCAGAATATAATTACTGTTATATTTGGAGTTCTAAAGGAACTTTCCCATTAGACCATACAAGAGATTAGCACTATAAATAGAGTTCCCAACATTTCGTGTGTCAAGAGGAACTTTCATCCACAACAGTTGTTGACATCCAATTTTGTCTTATACGAAACGTTTCTTTTACCAAACAAGAAATGGAAAATTACAAAGTTTGTGAAGCAGCAATAGAATATCAAGACTTGTTACCCGTGATGGCTGAAAAATTGGACGTGGAGGCCTTTGTCGCGGAGCTATGTGGAGGATTCAGGCTGTTGGCAGACCCAAAAAATGGCTTGATCACATCGGCGAGTTTGCAGAAGAATTCGGGGCTTTTAGGGATGGAAGGGATGAATCGAGAAGATGCAGAGGCTATGGTGAAAGAAGGAGACTTGGATGGAGATGGAGCATTGAGTGAAACTGAGTTTTGTATTCTTATGGTTAGACTTAGTCCAGAAATGATGCAAGATGCTGAGGTTTGGCTTGATAAGGCACTTCAAAAAGAGTTGGCAAAATCATCTTGTTGATATCACAATTGACAATTGTCCATCCGaaaatatgaaatgaaaaaaaaaaagatgatgaagagtACGTCTTAATTATCATATACATGATGGATTGAATGTAAGTGATGTCCTTCCCTCTCAATGAATTAATTGAATGTTAAGTCAATTTGTTCATTCTCTTCTCTCTCAGTAGATGTAATAAGTTTGTGTCCTAGTTGAATTAGTTGTGCAATACCAAAGAGAGATCAGATGATTCGAGTTAGTCATCCAAAATTATGCCTTCAAGTTTGGAATTTACAAGTTTCTGATTGAGATGAAAGTTTATCTCAATTCTCAAGATGAACCTAGCCCTCTTTAATAAATTGGACGAATTTCGAATGTTTAATTGAATACACGTTACTTTCACCGGCACAGGTAGAACTCAAAAGATTGTCACCTAGACTTTAAGTAAATAGAAAGACATCATTTAGCATTAGTTTTTGTTTCTATTGTGATATGAATCATAATATCATCtacttcatgtcttagatcaatGCTACGTGACACCATCTTTTCCTAAAATATGTTCTCGTTTTGGGTTTTAACTCCCCCcgcctttttaaaaaaaaggaaattcaTCTCTTGAATTTTGGCTCGACTTTCATGACATAAAAGAAGCACCCAACAGTCAAGTCTTCTCTTTGTCGAGTTTTTTTCAGTTACAAGATCGAATAGCACATCCAATTTGCTCCATCAATGAATGGATGGGTTAATGACGTGCCCATACTTCCTTGCAGAACAAAAAGAATTGACACCATTTGGCTTGACaagaaattcaataattaaaaatatcaaaatttgtgATGTAAAACGAACTCTAGATGTCTATTAACtacaaattatttattaatactaaaataaaatatttaaaatttaattactttaaaatataaaaaggtGGCATTCATTATATATACTAAATCAAATTATCAATATCACAAATTGAGATAAGAGGGAAGAATAAAAATCACTCCTAAGAAAGAAAGGTTTGTGGGTTAGGGAAGTATTTAGAGCTGCCGTGAATATACTTTTTTCATACTTCACCACGTTGACTTTAAGGTTTAACATGTGCCACAATGTTTGCTGGCTTTGCTCCTCTTCGCAATATATCATTTCTTTAATAATGACTTCAAATTTTGTCATACTTCTAAGTCCTTGCTACCAGCTGAGTGGCATGTAGGCAATTCGTTAGCTACAACTTATCTCAGTAACACATTCGATGCGACATACAAACAGTAGAACACATGCAAAAACCTAAAAAAGAGGAACAAACGCAATCTCAAACCATCCAGCACACAGAATATTAGCTCATACTGCCAAGTAGATCGTTGTATACTTTACTCGTTCATACAGCCAAGTAAATTATTGTCGGGATCCCTTTTTTATCAAATTTCGGACAAGACCAATCTTTGCCGATCACAACACAACACGTATAGTCCCACAGGTGGGGTTTTGTGGTTTACACAAACCTTACACCTCCCATTGAGCACAATTTTACATTAGACTAAGCACCTTTTCATTTGGTTAATGTTTCTCAGGTATATTATAGCGTCAGGCCTATGCTAAGTGTGCTAAAACTTCCTGGTTAAACTAGTCTTTACTTTCTCATATTCCTTCACACAATTttgcaaaacatgaactaaaatctGTGTCTCAACAGGCATAGGGCAATGAGATTCTATTTCACAATGTTCACTGACAGCTAAATTCATAATCTATGATCCACAAAGTTAAAAGCAACAGCTAATCCATTACATCAATAAAAGAAAGATCTCCTATACAAGCAGACTGCATCACGCATTTACACTATGACGGTACAAGCTCTCCCAGATAAAGTACTGACTCAAGTTCAAGCCCTCCGCACAGGAGACCTGCTTAAATGTACGAGAGAACATCAAGTGTCACCTACTTACATCAAGAAATGTTGTTGACAGTTTAAGaaccaaatataaaaaaaggaattttttttaccTGCGATACCTTCCATAATCTGGACTCCTGTATCTGTCATATGATGGACCATTATGAAGAGGACTACGAGGTCGGCCATAATCAGGACTTGGTCGGTTCCTACGATAAATTGGGCTTGGTGACCTTCGATAAGGACTATCCCTTTGCCTGCCAAAATCTCTTCTAGGGCTTTTATATCTGTCCCCCCTCTCATCGTCATCCTTCAATGCATATTCCACAGAAACCACTCTATCCAGGACCTTGCTGCAAAATGCATTAGCAACTCACTTCTTATTAGGAAACAGACAGATAGGATATTGCAAATATAAGCAATAGATGAAATGCCTTACTAACCTCATGTGTGTACACTCCAGAGCTCTTGTGGCTTCTTCCTGATTTTCAAACTGCACAAATGCAAAATTGCGACGTATGCGAACATGAAGGACTTTCCCGTAAGGTTCAAAGTGTTTTTCTATGTCTCGGACCCTAGTACGAATAGGGTCGAAGTTTATGACAAACAATGTTTTGGTTGGTCTCTGGTTTCCACCAGACTTCGGAGCATCACGATGCCTACCACGTTCACCCTGTCAAAACAAAgtaataataattgaaataagaTGTCAATTGTTAACAAATAGTACTGCATTTCAGGGAGGAAAAGCCTAATAGATTGCATTTCTCAAATTTAAGAGGATGAAGATGGAAACATTACTTTTGCCCATTCCACCGACAGACGGCGCCTTTCATAACCAAATGGCATGTTGTCAGTCCCACGGATTGCATCTGCTGCATCTCGCTCATCCTCAAAGTACACAAAAGCATACCCTGTAGTTGTAAAGAGTTCATTATAAGGCTGACAAAACAGTAAGGTGAAGCCTTTTCGGTAGTGTATACATCAGCTATATCAAAGTTCTCATCTCCTTTAGAAATTAAATGACATACAACACCTGCAAGTATGTGAGGGCTTGAGGAAAGTAAGGAAGTAGAGGCCTTGCATGAACTagatcatgatgatgatgatggtcaaGATGATGGAGGCTTATTAAAGGTTTAAAACTCAGGTCTGAGAAGTCATTGCTAAGCATGCATCACCAATTTCAGAGGCACGATTTCAGAATTGGTAGGCATGGCATGATATAATTCAGTGATCCCCTCTATTAGTAGTGGTAGGCATGGCATGATGAACCGACTGATTCCACCATGATCATTCTCGTGATAAGCCAACATGAGCAGTGAAGTAAGTGAATGACAGAAGATCAATGTAAGAAATTCAGAACAATTCCATCTGTGAGGAGGAGAGCAGGCAGGCAGATAGGTTTCCTTCATTAGAATTTTTTTGGCACAGAAGTGTTGAGCCATCATAGAAGCTCTTTTTCCTTAGTAGATGTGCCTGCGGCAAAATAAACACTTGAATGCAGAGATCTTCTCCAAATGAATGTTTGGGTCCAATTATGTCTTGACAACTCAAGTGTAGCACATGTACATGCTACAGTCAGAGACATATAGCTACGTCATTTGTTTAACCAAAATAATTATAGTCAACCATCCCAAGAGGGAAAAAAACGTAACCTA
Coding sequences:
- the LOC107844755 gene encoding calcium-binding protein KIC translates to MENYKVCEAAIEYQDLLPVMAEKLDVEAFVAELCGGFRLLADPKNGLITSASLQKNSGLLGMEGMNREDAEAMVKEGDLDGDGALSETEFCILMVRLSPEMMQDAEVWLDKALQKELAKSSC
- the LOC107845552 gene encoding serine/arginine-rich splicing factor RS31, with protein sequence MKPIFVGNFEFDTRQSELERFFSKYGRIERVDMKSGYAFVYFEDERDAADAIRGTDNMPFGYERRRLSVEWAKGERGRHRDAPKSGGNQRPTKTLFVINFDPIRTRVRDIEKHFEPYGKVLHVRIRRNFAFVQFENQEEATRALECTHMSKVLDRVVSVEYALKDDDERGDRYKSPRRDFGRQRDSPYRRSPSPIYRRNRPSPDYGRPRSPLHNGPSYDRYRSPDYGRYRRSPVRRA